In Citrus sinensis cultivar Valencia sweet orange chromosome 4, DVS_A1.0, whole genome shotgun sequence, one DNA window encodes the following:
- the LOC102626324 gene encoding putative receptor-like protein kinase At3g47110 isoform X2 has protein sequence MRLDVSGNKFSELSMATDNFSPANKIGEGGFGIVYKGILGKNRTEVAVKVINLEQKGASKSFVAECRALRNIRHRNLIKIITICSGRDSQGVDFKAIVYEYMQNGSLEEWLHQSNDQLEVYDLSLTQRLNIAIDVACAIEYLHYYCEPSIVHGDLKPSNVLLDQDVVAHVSDFGLAKFLSSRNPDTAVETRPSSTGIRGTVGYVAPEYGMGRGASMKGDVYSFGILLLELFTRRRPTDAMFSGGLTLHEFAKMSLPEKVIQIVDSSLLSEVMASSSKSTTWRDGRARAEDCFETVIRIGVHCSIESPTERMEMRDVVARLCHARETFLGRWI, from the exons ATGCGCTTGGATGTATCCGGAAACAAATTTTCTG AGCTGAGTATGGCAACTGATAACTTCTCACCGGCAAACAAGATTGGTGAGGGAGGCTTTGGCATTGTGTACAAGGGAATCTTGGGCAAAAATAGAACAGAAGTTGCAGTAAAGGTGATTAATCTTGAGCAGAAAGGGGCTTCCAAGAGTTTTGTGGCTGAATGTAGAGCATTAAGAAATATTCGCCACCGAAatctcatcaaaatcatcacaaTTTGCTCTGGCAGAGATTCCCAAGGGGTTGATTTCAAGGCTATTGTTTATGAATATATGCAAAATGGAAGTTTAGAGGAGTGGTTGCATCAGAGCAATGATCAACTCGAAGTATACGATTTGAGTCTCACTCAAAGACTAAACATAGCCATTGACGTTGCTTGTGCCATTGAATATCTTCACTATTATTGTGAACCATCCATTGTTCATGGAGATCTTAAACCAAGCAATGTTCTGCTTGATCAGGATGTAGTCGCCCATGTGAGTGACTTTGGGCTAGCAAAATTTCTATCCAGTCGCAATCCTGACACTGCTGTGGAAACTCGACCAAGCTCAACTGGGATAAGAGGCACTGTTGGCTATGTTGCTCCAG AGTATGGCATGGGCAGGGGAGCATCCATGAAAGGAGATGTATACAGTTTTGGAATTCTGTTGCTGGAGTTGTTTACAAGAAGGCGACCAACCGATGCCATGTTTAGTGGAGGACTTACTCTCCATGAATTTGCCAAGATGTCTTTACCAGAAAAAGTGATACAGATTGTTGATTCTTCACTTCTATCGGAGGTAATGGCAAGCAGCTCTAAGAGTACTACTTGGAGAGATGGAAGGGCCAGAGCAGAGGACTGCTTTGAGACTGTAATTAGAATTGGTGTTCATTGCTCAATAGAATCTCCAACTGAGCGGATGGAGATGAGAGATGTTGTTGCTAGGTTATGCCACGCAAGGGAGACTTTTCTTGGCAGGTGGATTTGA
- the LOC102626324 gene encoding putative receptor-like protein kinase At3g47110 isoform X1, whose amino-acid sequence MRLDVSGNKFSGEIPATLSACTVLEYLNISGNSFGGSIPLSLESLKSIEELDLSSNNLTGQIPEYLKNLPFLEFLNLSYNHFEGEVPTKGVFNNKTRFSIAGNGKLCGGLDELHLPSCQSKGSLTTLLKVVIPVTISCLISSVCFTVVYVWRRRSSRKASNMLLIERQLLMNSYAELSMATDNFSPANKIGEGGFGIVYKGILGKNRTEVAVKVINLEQKGASKSFVAECRALRNIRHRNLIKIITICSGRDSQGVDFKAIVYEYMQNGSLEEWLHQSNDQLEVYDLSLTQRLNIAIDVACAIEYLHYYCEPSIVHGDLKPSNVLLDQDVVAHVSDFGLAKFLSSRNPDTAVETRPSSTGIRGTVGYVAPEYGMGRGASMKGDVYSFGILLLELFTRRRPTDAMFSGGLTLHEFAKMSLPEKVIQIVDSSLLSEVMASSSKSTTWRDGRARAEDCFETVIRIGVHCSIESPTERMEMRDVVARLCHARETFLGRWI is encoded by the exons ATGCGCTTGGATGTATCCGGAAACAAATTTTCTGGTGAGATTCCTGCTACTCTAAGTGCTTGTACAGTTTTAGAATATCTTAATATCTCGGGCAATTCGTTTGGTGGAAGCATTCCTCTTTCATTGGAATCCTTGAAAAGCATCGAAGAGCTAGATCTCTCAAGTAATAATTTAACCGGCCAGATTCCAGAATATCTTAAGAATCTACCCTTTTTGGAATTCTTGAATCTTTCATACAATCATTTTGAGGGTGAAGTACCAACAAAAGGGGTTTTCAACAATAaaacaagattttcaattgCCGGGAATGGAAAGCTATGTGGGGGTTTAGATGAATTGCATTTACCATCTTGCCAATCCAAAGGATCCTTAACCACTCTTCTCAAAGTGGTGATTCCTGTGACAATCTCATGTTTGATCTCATCAGTATGTTTTACTGTTGTTTATGTTTGGAGAAGGAGATCTTCACGTAAAGCTTCTAATATGTTGCTGATAGAACGACAACTTCTAATGAATTCTTATGCAGAGCTGAGTATGGCAACTGATAACTTCTCACCGGCAAACAAGATTGGTGAGGGAGGCTTTGGCATTGTGTACAAGGGAATCTTGGGCAAAAATAGAACAGAAGTTGCAGTAAAGGTGATTAATCTTGAGCAGAAAGGGGCTTCCAAGAGTTTTGTGGCTGAATGTAGAGCATTAAGAAATATTCGCCACCGAAatctcatcaaaatcatcacaaTTTGCTCTGGCAGAGATTCCCAAGGGGTTGATTTCAAGGCTATTGTTTATGAATATATGCAAAATGGAAGTTTAGAGGAGTGGTTGCATCAGAGCAATGATCAACTCGAAGTATACGATTTGAGTCTCACTCAAAGACTAAACATAGCCATTGACGTTGCTTGTGCCATTGAATATCTTCACTATTATTGTGAACCATCCATTGTTCATGGAGATCTTAAACCAAGCAATGTTCTGCTTGATCAGGATGTAGTCGCCCATGTGAGTGACTTTGGGCTAGCAAAATTTCTATCCAGTCGCAATCCTGACACTGCTGTGGAAACTCGACCAAGCTCAACTGGGATAAGAGGCACTGTTGGCTATGTTGCTCCAG AGTATGGCATGGGCAGGGGAGCATCCATGAAAGGAGATGTATACAGTTTTGGAATTCTGTTGCTGGAGTTGTTTACAAGAAGGCGACCAACCGATGCCATGTTTAGTGGAGGACTTACTCTCCATGAATTTGCCAAGATGTCTTTACCAGAAAAAGTGATACAGATTGTTGATTCTTCACTTCTATCGGAGGTAATGGCAAGCAGCTCTAAGAGTACTACTTGGAGAGATGGAAGGGCCAGAGCAGAGGACTGCTTTGAGACTGTAATTAGAATTGGTGTTCATTGCTCAATAGAATCTCCAACTGAGCGGATGGAGATGAGAGATGTTGTTGCTAGGTTATGCCACGCAAGGGAGACTTTTCTTGGCAGGTGGATTTGA